A stretch of Candidatus Poribacteria bacterium DNA encodes these proteins:
- a CDS encoding HEAT repeat domain-containing protein yields the protein MKQHLLCNILKICIHFSLIVTTALVIGCGEKENRDIIEARAAIVRGDYAAAQAAVQKTDAANQEARHLKAFLQNRTRTETEGWHQAIAQSNAYLETLAADILAISLMEDPDSDDLDRQERLVRSQNAISGLFAVSLVEAGGKRPELLSELVSHSDAAVVIGVLAAEKCYQPHALAAVSELMTKLGNGEAVVERLQQAMHHKDTAIQKEAVRYLGAMRNPELIPIFEGALAETKNDPEVAYRAIVALEQSIGVVEVGSPNPYAAIVPGLQLALRHNSAQVRMHAAKLLGRLQTETAVPDLVRLLADPNSYVKDTAIDALNRIGEPAVAPLLEVLDTGARNLIPDEDLGFATEYRYIASAYIDSLWMKKYRSGTLSAAIQALGLLKMGDGVKPLIDELKNEDLQDEALAALIEMRGVAVLPMIDALKNGTDEIRVKVADALGQIGDRRAIVPLTEALDSDPYKEVKALAAVGLGNMRARGENNGVVVALTNALSYDDTTATNAAEALGKIDVSTEDTVQKLILIAMEKNMRETLRIAALTALWRLKPQEATQPMLLLMFSDETSPVLRANAVKVLSRIQAPETIPVLLWVLSTQFDEISDFQRHMKREYKTLDTLRTQVDTFQIQWTPDYPRANYRTWGELKPIPSLVRSEVARALGIIKGDTVVEPLANALRDDGRATVRQSAAWALGEVKGDDAIPPLVTALRKDKQGAVRQEAAIALGKIKGLKVVDPLVDVLKNDKYETTRFQAAKALLEIQAGDKGLVDIIKKGLGSFDDGYEVQSVQDQVIASLIKDNNIPTAEFALDALKSAEDEWTRWALVHVIGASAKKVAVDAMLVELKNPSYVVRRRAAESLGGFKERRVVEPLIPVLENRDEMKSVRAAAAVSLGALKDERASTALLTALSDENAEIRLQAAVALGKLKDTKAIPRLSEIVEDPLEPDTVRNAAVAALGNIGNMAAEAVLMRALDVRIGDISKNAVVALGQLKSEAAVPALIAILEDKRVVLDASTDALAKASARTKAATALGEIGGTRAAEAVGRRLVDDAEYIVALEDAANRKAIGADDLKRNWSWEVFVNAAKKLDLPAFVAPKMAARAEDAWENHQVRNAAMVVLGRCNTADVALDLSQLRQRLVDPNVDIRKATALGIGQAGISGLIPELVQIMKGGSEPEKDVRRAATQGLGELADETTTDALIEVMNNDENHVEIRRDASRALGKIATDTAVTALVEKLTALHEAQITRGFRLDAIKALGDAKNSKAVTLLELILQDQDAEIHFQAAAALFEITGKGYGYNRL from the coding sequence GGGACATTATTGAAGCGCGAGCTGCTATCGTTCGCGGAGATTATGCTGCTGCACAAGCCGCGGTCCAGAAGACAGATGCTGCAAATCAGGAGGCGCGACACCTCAAGGCTTTCCTGCAAAACCGCACGCGCACTGAGACGGAAGGGTGGCACCAAGCGATTGCGCAATCGAACGCTTATCTTGAAACGCTCGCGGCAGACATCCTCGCTATCTCGTTGATGGAAGATCCGGATTCTGACGACCTTGATCGACAAGAGAGACTTGTCCGTTCGCAGAACGCCATCTCTGGGCTCTTCGCTGTATCGCTCGTTGAAGCGGGCGGAAAACGTCCAGAATTGCTCTCTGAACTCGTATCGCATTCGGATGCGGCTGTCGTTATAGGGGTTTTAGCCGCAGAAAAATGCTATCAACCGCACGCGCTCGCAGCGGTCTCAGAACTCATGACAAAACTCGGAAATGGAGAAGCGGTTGTTGAACGCTTGCAGCAGGCGATGCATCATAAAGATACAGCCATACAAAAGGAGGCTGTCCGTTATCTTGGAGCGATGCGGAATCCTGAACTCATCCCAATTTTTGAAGGAGCCCTTGCCGAAACGAAAAATGACCCTGAAGTCGCCTACAGAGCAATCGTCGCGCTTGAACAATCCATCGGTGTCGTAGAGGTTGGGTCACCCAACCCTTACGCAGCCATTGTGCCGGGACTCCAACTCGCCCTCAGACACAACAGTGCACAGGTCCGAATGCACGCCGCGAAACTCCTCGGAAGGCTCCAAACAGAAACAGCTGTGCCTGACCTCGTCCGACTTCTCGCAGATCCGAACAGTTACGTCAAAGATACCGCCATAGACGCGCTGAATCGTATCGGGGAACCCGCCGTGGCACCACTCCTTGAGGTATTAGACACTGGCGCCCGAAACCTTATTCCCGATGAAGACCTCGGCTTTGCCACAGAGTATCGGTACATCGCGAGTGCTTATATTGATAGTTTATGGATGAAAAAATATAGGAGCGGAACCTTATCAGCCGCGATCCAAGCACTCGGGTTGCTCAAAATGGGAGATGGCGTAAAGCCACTCATAGACGAATTAAAAAATGAAGATTTGCAAGATGAAGCGTTGGCAGCACTCATCGAAATGCGTGGCGTTGCCGTGCTACCGATGATCGACGCACTCAAAAACGGCACAGACGAAATCCGAGTGAAGGTCGCAGATGCGCTCGGACAAATCGGGGACCGGCGCGCAATTGTTCCGCTCACTGAAGCATTGGATAGCGATCCATACAAAGAGGTAAAAGCACTTGCAGCCGTCGGGCTTGGTAATATGCGGGCACGCGGCGAGAATAACGGGGTAGTCGTCGCTCTTACGAACGCACTCTCCTATGACGATACTACTGCGACAAATGCAGCAGAGGCACTCGGAAAAATTGATGTATCCACAGAAGATACCGTTCAAAAATTGATTCTCATAGCGATGGAAAAAAATATGCGAGAGACCTTACGCATTGCCGCGCTTACGGCACTCTGGCGGCTCAAGCCTCAAGAAGCAACGCAGCCGATGCTACTTCTGATGTTCAGTGACGAGACCAGTCCAGTCTTACGCGCGAATGCTGTCAAGGTATTGAGCCGAATTCAAGCCCCTGAAACGATTCCTGTCTTACTCTGGGTGCTTTCCACACAATTTGACGAAATTTCAGATTTTCAACGGCACATGAAACGGGAATACAAAACGCTGGATACACTCCGAACACAGGTTGACACCTTCCAGATTCAATGGACGCCTGACTATCCACGCGCAAATTATCGGACATGGGGTGAACTTAAACCGATTCCAAGTCTTGTTCGAAGTGAGGTCGCTCGAGCACTCGGTATCATCAAAGGGGACACTGTCGTAGAGCCTCTGGCAAACGCACTTCGGGACGATGGACGCGCAACCGTCCGACAAAGCGCAGCGTGGGCACTCGGTGAAGTTAAAGGGGATGATGCCATTCCACCGCTGGTTACTGCGTTGAGAAAGGATAAACAGGGGGCTGTCCGACAGGAAGCAGCGATCGCACTCGGGAAAATAAAAGGACTGAAGGTTGTTGATCCGCTCGTAGATGTTCTGAAAAACGATAAGTATGAAACCACGCGCTTTCAAGCCGCAAAGGCACTCCTGGAGATTCAAGCCGGGGATAAAGGGCTTGTTGATATTATCAAGAAGGGCTTGGGGAGTTTTGATGATGGATACGAGGTGCAATCTGTTCAAGACCAGGTTATTGCCTCATTAATCAAAGATAACAACATTCCAACAGCCGAATTCGCACTTGATGCTCTGAAATCTGCAGAGGATGAGTGGACGAGATGGGCACTCGTTCATGTGATCGGAGCGAGTGCGAAAAAGGTTGCCGTTGATGCAATGCTGGTGGAATTGAAAAATCCAAGTTATGTCGTTCGGAGACGCGCCGCCGAATCGTTGGGTGGGTTCAAAGAACGCCGGGTTGTTGAACCGTTAATTCCTGTTCTCGAAAACAGAGATGAGATGAAATCCGTTCGCGCAGCAGCAGCCGTATCCCTTGGCGCTCTCAAAGATGAACGGGCCTCTACCGCGTTGCTAACTGCACTCTCCGATGAAAATGCCGAGATCCGATTGCAAGCCGCTGTCGCCTTGGGAAAACTCAAGGATACCAAAGCGATTCCGAGACTGAGTGAGATCGTTGAGGATCCATTAGAACCGGATACTGTCCGTAACGCTGCTGTGGCAGCACTCGGCAATATTGGGAACATGGCAGCGGAAGCCGTCCTGATGCGTGCTTTGGATGTCCGGATCGGAGATATATCAAAGAATGCTGTTGTTGCTTTGGGGCAGCTCAAAAGTGAAGCAGCGGTTCCGGCGTTAATCGCTATTTTGGAAGACAAACGGGTCGTGTTGGATGCGAGTACCGATGCGTTGGCGAAGGCTTCTGCTCGGACAAAAGCCGCAACGGCACTTGGTGAAATTGGAGGCACCCGTGCCGCTGAAGCGGTTGGGAGACGGCTCGTTGATGATGCGGAATATATCGTCGCATTGGAGGATGCCGCAAATAGGAAAGCCATCGGCGCAGACGACCTGAAACGGAATTGGAGTTGGGAAGTCTTCGTCAACGCCGCTAAAAAACTGGATTTACCAGCGTTTGTCGCACCGAAAATGGCAGCCCGCGCTGAGGATGCGTGGGAAAATCACCAAGTCAGAAATGCGGCAATGGTTGTGCTCGGTCGGTGTAATACAGCGGATGTTGCCTTAGACCTTTCACAACTCAGACAGCGGTTAGTTGATCCAAATGTTGACATCCGGAAAGCCACTGCACTTGGCATTGGGCAAGCCGGAATCAGTGGACTCATACCGGAACTCGTGCAGATAATGAAAGGCGGAAGCGAACCCGAAAAAGATGTCCGCCGAGCAGCAACGCAGGGACTTGGTGAGTTGGCTGATGAAACAACAACCGACGCACTTATTGAAGTGATGAACAACGATGAAAACCACGTCGAAATTCGACGCGATGCATCGCGGGCATTGGGTAAAATCGCGACGGACACGGCGGTGACAGCGTTGGTGGAAAAACTAACAGCACTCCATGAAGCTCAGATTACAAGAGGCTTCCGTCTTGATGCTATCAAGGCGCTCGGAGATGCTAAGAACTCGAAGGCAGTAACGCTGCTTGAATTGATTCTCCAAGATCAGGACGCTGAAATTCACTTCCAAGCGGCAGCAGCACTCTTTGAAATTACAGGTAAAGGCTACGGTTACAACCGATTGTAA
- a CDS encoding NIPSNAP family containing protein has protein sequence MAFFELRQYRTKPGQRENWVKYMEETVLPFQISKGMVVIGSFIGEEEDDLYVWIRRFESEAQREQLYAAVYEDDRWLNEISARVGELIDREQILVTRLEPTSRSAHQ, from the coding sequence ATGGCTTTTTTTGAACTACGACAGTATAGAACGAAACCCGGTCAACGTGAGAATTGGGTGAAATACATGGAAGAGACCGTCCTTCCGTTCCAAATTTCTAAAGGGATGGTTGTGATTGGCAGTTTCATCGGTGAAGAAGAGGACGATCTCTACGTCTGGATTCGGCGGTTTGAGAGCGAAGCGCAGCGAGAACAGCTCTATGCAGCGGTTTATGAAGACGACCGATGGCTAAATGAAATCTCTGCCCGCGTCGGCGAACTGATTGACAGAGAACAGATCCTTGTGACACGATTGGAACCCACTTCACGCTCGGCACACCAATAA